The genomic stretch CGGTGCCGACGAGCGTGTCGGGATAGGCCTCGGTGCCGGCGGCGGTTTCATTGGACACGACCACGCGCGCCAGGTACTCGAGGTTGACCTGGTGGACGATGCCGGTGTCGGGCGGCACGACCTTGAAATTGTCGAATGCCGTCTGTCCCCAACGCAGGAACACGTAACGCTCGCGGTTGCGCGAGAACTCCAGCTCGGCGTTCAGCTCGAAGGCGTTCCGCTCTGCGAAATGGTCGACCTGCACCGAGTGATCGATGACGAGCTCGACGGGCTGGAGCGGGTTCACCTTCTTCGGATCGCCGCCCAGGCGCACGACGCCGTCGCGCATCGCGGCCAGGTCGACGACGGCCGGCACGCCGGTAAAGTCCTGCAGCAGCACCCGCGCCGGCATGAAGGCGATTTCCCTCGCGATTCTCGACGTCACGTCCCAGCGGGCGAGGGTCTGGATATCGTCGGCGTCGACGAAGCGGTTGTCTTCGCGGCGCAGCAGGTTCTCGAGCAGGATCTTCAGCGAGTAGGGCAGCCGCGCCAGCCCAGGGAAACCGGCTTTTTCGAGCGCGGGCAGGCTGTAGTAACCGAATCGGCGGCCGGCGGCGGTCAGGCTGCCCCGGGTCTGGAAGGAATTCTGCGAAGCCATCATCTCATCATCTCCGCTCGGCGGGCCGCCGCCTCGCTGCGCGCGCCGGCCGGATCATGCGGTCCGCGCGCCCGGTCGACATCCTCCGATCATCCCCCACTCGGACGGTGGTATTCAAGCGACCCCTTTTCGGCGAAGTCTCGCGAGCAGCGCGCGCGCCACCTCAGCGGGTTCTTCGTGGCCGGTGTCGACAGCCTGATTCATGCGGCGGACGTCGTCGACGGAGATGCGGCCGGCGAGCGCCTCGAGCGCGGCGCGCGCCCCCGGATACGCGAGGAGGGTCGCGGCGCGCGCGACCGGCACTGCGTCGTACGGCGGGAAATAGCGCCGGTCGTCGTCGAGCATGACGAGATCGTAGCCGGCGATGAGTCCGCTCGTCGCATCGCCGGCTGTCAGGTCGATCTGCCCTGATGCGAGCGCGCGGTAGATGAGCGACAGGTCCATCGCACGCGGCGGCGCCGCAAATGCCAGACCGTAGGCTCGCGACAGTCCCG from Vicinamibacterales bacterium encodes the following:
- a CDS encoding aconitase family protein — translated: MASQNSFQTRGSLTAAGRRFGYYSLPALEKAGFPGLARLPYSLKILLENLLRREDNRFVDADDIQTLARWDVTSRIAREIAFMPARVLLQDFTGVPAVVDLAAMRDGVVRLGGDPKKVNPLQPVELVIDHSVQVDHFAERNAFELNAELEFSRNRERYVFLRWGQTAFDNFKVVPPDTGIVHQVNLEYLARVVVSNETAAGTEAYPDTLVGTDSHTTMVNGLGVLGWGVGGIEAEAAMLGQPMSMLIPQVIGFKLTGELHEGATATDLVLTVTE